One Pirellulales bacterium DNA window includes the following coding sequences:
- a CDS encoding class I tRNA ligase family protein, with the protein MPRYNPATLEPKWQQYWQANRTFAAPRMPAGPKIYVLDMFPYPSGDGLHVGHPEGYTATDIVCRYHRMRGRSVLHPMGWDAFGLPAEQHAIRTGTPPRTTTEKNIGTFRRQLQMLGFSYDWDRELSTTDTDYFRWTQWIFLKLFNCWFDADQQRARPIDDLPIPSDVEAGGEIAVRRYRDEHRLAYQLEAPVNWCPNLGTVLSNEEVKDGVSERGGHPVVRIPLRQWMLRITAYAERLEKDLEQVDWPEGIKALQRNWIGRSAGAEVDFWIADATTATAAAPAAFTAWQSERKTSGFPRKPGDEVLRIYTTRPDTLFGATYMVIAPEHPQVERLTSTAQREAVQAYREQAARKSDLDRTDLAKTKTGVFTGSFAINPVNDKPVPIWVADYVLMGYGTGAIMAVPGHDTRDFEFARQFDIPVVAVVDPGKAKEVDRAAVLAGDAPFTEEGTAINSGSYDGLPTAEFKQKITADLAAQGVGRAAVNYKLRDWLFSRQHFWGEPFPILHELGPDGQPNGQIRALAEKDLPLDLPEMKHFKPHGRPEPPLEEAPEDWLYPVIDGVKYKRETNTMPQWAGSCWYYLRFIDPKNSQALVDPALEKAWMPVDLYVGGAEHAVLHLLYSRFWHKVLYDLKLVSTPEPFTKLVNQGMILGEV; encoded by the coding sequence ATGCCCCGATATAACCCTGCCACGCTCGAACCGAAATGGCAGCAATACTGGCAAGCTAACCGAACCTTCGCCGCGCCCCGCATGCCGGCCGGGCCGAAGATCTACGTGCTCGACATGTTCCCCTACCCCAGCGGCGACGGCCTGCACGTCGGCCACCCCGAAGGGTACACCGCTACCGATATCGTTTGCCGCTACCACCGCATGCGCGGACGCAGCGTGTTGCACCCCATGGGCTGGGACGCCTTTGGCTTGCCCGCCGAGCAGCATGCCATTCGCACCGGCACGCCGCCACGTACGACGACCGAAAAGAACATAGGAACCTTCCGTCGCCAGTTGCAAATGCTGGGCTTCAGCTACGACTGGGATCGCGAGCTCAGCACGACCGACACCGATTATTTCCGCTGGACGCAGTGGATTTTCTTGAAGCTCTTCAACTGCTGGTTCGACGCCGACCAGCAACGGGCTCGGCCGATCGACGACCTGCCGATTCCATCGGACGTCGAAGCCGGTGGCGAAATCGCCGTGCGGCGCTACCGCGACGAACACCGTTTGGCATACCAGCTCGAAGCGCCGGTGAACTGGTGTCCGAACCTGGGCACAGTCTTGTCGAACGAAGAGGTCAAAGACGGAGTGAGCGAGCGCGGCGGCCATCCGGTGGTCCGCATTCCCTTGCGGCAATGGATGCTGCGCATTACCGCCTACGCCGAGCGATTGGAAAAAGATCTGGAGCAAGTCGACTGGCCCGAAGGAATCAAGGCCCTGCAGCGCAACTGGATCGGCCGTAGCGCGGGCGCCGAAGTCGATTTCTGGATCGCCGACGCCACGACGGCAACTGCCGCGGCCCCGGCCGCTTTCACGGCCTGGCAATCAGAGCGCAAGACGTCGGGCTTCCCGCGCAAGCCCGGTGACGAAGTGCTGCGCATCTACACGACGCGACCCGATACGCTCTTCGGCGCCACTTACATGGTAATTGCGCCCGAGCACCCGCAGGTCGAGCGATTAACCTCCACGGCGCAGCGCGAGGCGGTACAAGCCTATCGAGAGCAGGCCGCGCGGAAGAGCGATCTCGATCGCACCGATCTGGCCAAGACGAAGACCGGCGTTTTCACCGGGTCATTCGCCATCAATCCTGTGAACGACAAGCCGGTGCCGATTTGGGTGGCCGACTATGTCCTGATGGGCTACGGCACTGGCGCCATCATGGCGGTGCCGGGACACGACACGCGCGATTTCGAATTTGCCAGGCAGTTCGACATTCCGGTCGTCGCCGTCGTCGATCCAGGCAAGGCCAAGGAGGTCGATCGCGCAGCGGTGCTGGCCGGCGATGCACCGTTCACCGAAGAAGGCACCGCGATCAACTCCGGCTCCTACGACGGCCTGCCGACGGCGGAGTTCAAGCAAAAGATCACGGCCGATTTGGCCGCCCAGGGTGTCGGCCGCGCGGCAGTGAACTACAAACTGCGCGATTGGCTCTTCAGTCGGCAGCATTTCTGGGGCGAACCGTTTCCGATCTTGCACGAGCTAGGGCCCGACGGACAGCCGAACGGGCAGATTCGTGCTCTTGCCGAGAAAGACCTGCCGCTCGACCTGCCCGAGATGAAGCATTTCAAGCCGCATGGTCGACCGGAGCCGCCGCTGGAAGAGGCGCCGGAGGATTGGCTATACCCGGTCATCGACGGTGTGAAGTACAAGCGCGAAACGAACACCATGCCGCAATGGGCCGGCTCGTGCTGGTACTACTTGCGCTTCATCGATCCCAAAAATAGCCAGGCGCTCGTTGACCCGGCGCTCGAAAAAGCGTGGATGCCGGTCGACTTGTACGTCGGCGGTGCCGAGCATGCCGTGTTGCACCTGTTGTACTCGCGCTTCTGGCACAAGGTGCTGTACGACTTGAAGCTCGTGAGTACGCCGGAACCATTTACCAAGCTCGTTAACCAAGGAATGATCCTGGGCGAGGTGGA